A genomic window from Sulfurospirillum diekertiae includes:
- a CDS encoding methyl-accepting chemotaxis protein, with the protein MGLVQQHLAETLSTLTQNAKEANDILNMIGDIADQTNLLALNAAIEAARAGEHGRGFAVVADNIRELADKTSHSLTQIQATIGVIVGGIVDSSAKMSTNAKEMNSLTGDVEEIQEKTSDILNIMSKLG; encoded by the coding sequence ATGGGCTTGGTTCAACAACACCTTGCCGAAACCCTCAGTACCCTGACTCAAAATGCGAAAGAGGCCAATGACATCTTAAATATGATTGGAGATATAGCCGATCAAACCAATCTTTTAGCGCTGAATGCCGCCATTGAAGCAGCACGTGCTGGGGAGCATGGTCGTGGTTTTGCTGTTGTGGCCGATAACATTCGCGAACTTGCCGATAAAACAAGTCACTCACTCACCCAAATTCAAGCAACCATCGGTGTAATCGTAGGCGGTATTGTTGATAGCTCGGCTAAAATGAGCACAAATGCTAAAGAGATGAATAGCTTGACGGGCGATGTGGAAGAGATTCAAGAAAAGACCAGTGATATTTTAAATATCATGAGTAAACTAGGCTAA